A genomic region of Miscanthus floridulus cultivar M001 chromosome 3, ASM1932011v1, whole genome shotgun sequence contains the following coding sequences:
- the LOC136544093 gene encoding uncharacterized protein, giving the protein MSGLAFLGGGGEADAPKAWALGKRADSPVGSIAEVEQAMAGAMQLPLRKRQAEVPTLAPRKVLKVSTSSTTQWVVEAQATIQRGVALARANPKEPVAHGEATKAAMEQAEEEEPTPREAEAHESDGAKVPLVAEATKGAAEAPLTSEAEATEAEVPRTTEAEVAEAGAPRTTEVGVAEAGVSVAKPVAKEAEMEVGQASILPLVQGPPPSQESAREVEVHSISSDDTS; this is encoded by the exons ATGAGTGGCCTGGcgttcctaggaggaggaggggaggccGACGCGCCCAAGGCATGGGCGTTAGGGAAGCGCGCcgacagcccagtgggctcgatagcggaggtggagcaggcgatGGCAGGGGCGATGCAACTGCCCCt TCGGAAGCGTCAGGCAGAAGTGCCCACCCTAGCGCCACGtaaggtgctcaaggtgagcaccagctccaccacccaatgggtggtggaggcacaagccacCATACAACGTGGCGTGGCATTGGCGAGGGCCAACccaaaggagccggtcgcccatggagaggctaccaaggcggccatggagcaagcggaggaggaggagcctacgccccgcgaggccgaggcccatgagtcagatggggccaagGTGCCCTTAGTTGCCGAGGCCACCAAGGGTGCGGCCGAGGCCCCTCTGACCTCCGAGGCCGAGGCAACAGAGGCCGAGgtgcctaggaccaccgaggctgaggtggcagaggccggagcccctaggaccaccgaggtcGGGGTGGCGGAGGCCGGTGTGAGCGTGGCAAAGCCGGTGGCCAAGGAAGCAGAGATGGAGGTGGGGCAAGCTTCAATACTGCCCCTGGTCCAAGGCCCGCCGCCATcgcaggagagcgcccgggaagtggaggtccattcgatctcctccgacgatacttcctga